One region of Pygocentrus nattereri isolate fPygNat1 chromosome 14, fPygNat1.pri, whole genome shotgun sequence genomic DNA includes:
- the LOC108442529 gene encoding cytochrome P450 2K4-like isoform X2 codes for MENVIENATMSKQYGSIFTVYFGQKKVVVLAGYKTVKQALVNHAEEFQDRDISPIFADFNKGYGILFSNGDNWKEMRRFSLSTLRDFGMGKRGSEEKIIEETHYLREVFEQFKGNPFDTKQPLNYAVSNIISAIVYGSRFEYSDPLFKDMVAWSNENVRLIGSASIQVYNMFPWLRSWVRNRKLIMINRENSIKGINRLVERLQETLNPQDCRGLIDCFLVRKQKAEESGEKSTLFHKQNLLYTVANLFGAGTDTTAATLRWSLLLMAKYPHVQDRVQEEIDRVVGGRQPVMEDRKNLPYTDAVMHEIQRLANIAPMSVPHTTTCDVHFQGFFIKKGTSVVPLLTSVLRDENEWETPNTFNPAHFLDKQGRFVKRDAFMPFSAGHRVCLGESLARMEFFLFFTSLLQHFRFTPPPGVSEDQLDLTPAVGFTLSPSPHKLCAVSRSV; via the exons ATGTCAAAACAATATGGATCCATATTCACTGTGTATTTTGGTCAGAAGAAAGTGGTTGTTTTGGCAGGATATAAAACTGTCAAGCAAGCTCTGGTGAATCATGCAGAGGAATTTCAGGACAGAGATATCAGTCCTATATTCGCTGACTTCAACAAAGGATATG GAATTCTGTTTTCCAATGGTGACAACTGGAAAGAGATGAGGcgcttttctctctccacccttCGAGACTTTGGGATGGGCAAGAGAGGCAGTGAAGAGAAAATCATAGAAGAGACACATTACTTGAGAGAAGTGTTTGAGCAATTTAAAG GAAACCCATTTGATACCAAACAGCCATTGAATTATGCCGTTTCTAATATCATCTCAGCCATTGTGTATGGAAGCAGGTTTGAATACAGTGATCCTCTGTTCAAAGACATGGTTGCCTGGAGTAATGAGAATGTCAGGCTAATTGGCTCAGCATCTATACAG GTGTACAACATGTTTCCTTGGCTTCGTTCTTGGGTAAGGAACAGGAAACTCATCATGATAAACCGTGAGAACTCTATCAAAGGAATAAACAGACTAGTGGAGCGTCTGCAGGAGACACTGAACCCTCAGGACTGCAGAGGCCTGATTGACTGCTTTCTTGTACGCAAACAGAAAGCAGAG GAATCTGGAGAGAAGAGCACTTTGTTCCATAAACAGAATCTACTTTACACAGTAGCCAACCTCTTTGGTGCTGGTACAGACACAACTGCAGCAACTCTGCGCTGGAGCCTTCTGCTAATGGCCAAGTACCCTCATGTACAGG aTCGAGTTCAGGAGGAAATTGACAGGGTGGTTGGAGGTCGTCAGCCAGTGATGGAGGACAGGAAGAACTTGCCTTACACTGATGCAGTAATGCATGAAATCCAGAGACTGGCCAACATAGCACCCATGAGCGTACCCCACACCACCACTTGTGATGTTCACTTTCAGGGCTTCTTTATCAAGAAG GGAACATCTGTGGTTCCTCTTTTGACATCTGTACTGAGGGATGAGAATGAATGGGAGACCCCGAACACCTTCAACCCAGCACACTTCCTTGACAAACAGGGACGTTTTGTTAAGAGAGATGCTTTCATGCCATTTTCTGCAG GGCACAGGGTATGTTTGGGAGAGAGTCTGGCCAGGATGGagttcttcctctttttcacCTCCCTCCTGCAACATTTTCGCTTCACTCCTCCACCAGGCGTGTCTGAGGATCAGCTGGACCTCACTCCAGCTGTGGGCTTCACACTGAGCCCCTCCCCCCACAAGCTGTGTGCAGTTAGCCGCAGTGTTTAA